The following are from one region of the Chitinophagales bacterium genome:
- the purS gene encoding phosphoribosylformylglycinamidine synthase subunit PurS gives MKFKAEINVMPLKELLDPQGKAVALGMKNLNLTGIQDVRIGKHITLHLEAADRNEAVQKVETACKKLLANPVIEFFEYEVSEAE, from the coding sequence ATGAAATTCAAAGCTGAAATCAACGTGATGCCACTAAAAGAGTTGCTCGACCCACAGGGAAAAGCAGTTGCACTGGGTATGAAAAATCTTAACCTTACCGGCATCCAGGATGTGCGTATAGGGAAACATATCACGCTGCACCTTGAAGCAGCCGACCGCAACGAAGCAGTACAAAAAGTGGAAACGGCCTGCAAAAAACTGCTGGCCAATCCGGTGATTGAGTTTTTTGAATATGAGGTATCGGAGGCAGAATAA
- the pepP gene encoding Xaa-Pro aminopeptidase, which translates to MRYKPIDPQLFVANRKKFIRQLPKGGMALFLSNELMPRSADSTYPFRQHPDLFYLTGVDQEDTALILFPDCPIEKYREVLFVRKTSELIRIWEGDKLTREEAQKVSGIKTVLWKDEFEGVLKTVMYLAHTVYLNSNEHDRASARVPDYDLLFARQLRERYPLHPFARTAPLMAELRAVKSKEEIRLIKQAIAITEKAFRRVLGFVKPGVMEYEVEAEITHEFIRNGASGHAYSPIVASGKSATILHYVSNDKPCREGELLLLDFGAEYANYAADLTRTIPVSGRFTKRQKEVYNAVLRIQREVFKLLKPGKCLDEVNKETGRLVTEELLRLKLLKSDEVKKQDPEQPLWRKYMPHGVSHFLGLDVHDVGNRYKPIRPGMVFTCEPGIYIREEGIGVRLENDVLVTRNGVVDLMKNIPIEPEEIEELMA; encoded by the coding sequence ATGCGTTACAAGCCGATTGATCCGCAACTGTTTGTTGCCAACCGAAAAAAATTTATACGCCAACTGCCCAAGGGCGGTATGGCGCTTTTTCTCAGCAATGAGCTGATGCCTCGCAGTGCCGACAGCACGTATCCCTTTCGCCAGCATCCTGACCTGTTTTATCTCACCGGCGTTGATCAGGAAGATACAGCGCTGATTCTTTTTCCCGATTGCCCGATTGAAAAATATCGGGAGGTTTTGTTTGTCCGTAAAACCAGCGAGCTTATCCGTATATGGGAGGGGGACAAGCTTACAAGGGAGGAGGCACAAAAGGTATCGGGCATAAAAACCGTTCTTTGGAAAGATGAATTTGAGGGCGTGCTCAAAACGGTTATGTATCTGGCGCACACTGTTTACCTGAACAGCAATGAGCACGATCGGGCTTCTGCGCGGGTGCCTGATTATGACCTGCTTTTTGCCCGGCAGTTGCGAGAGCGCTATCCTCTGCACCCGTTTGCACGCACCGCCCCGCTGATGGCCGAGCTGAGAGCCGTGAAATCAAAGGAAGAAATCCGACTGATAAAACAGGCCATTGCCATTACGGAAAAAGCCTTTCGCAGAGTACTGGGTTTCGTAAAGCCGGGGGTGATGGAATATGAGGTAGAAGCCGAAATCACCCATGAATTTATCCGCAACGGGGCTTCAGGACATGCTTATTCGCCCATTGTGGCTTCCGGCAAAAGCGCAACCATTCTGCATTATGTCAGTAACGACAAGCCTTGTCGTGAAGGAGAGTTGCTGTTGCTGGATTTTGGTGCCGAATATGCCAACTATGCAGCCGACCTCACACGCACCATTCCTGTTAGCGGGCGATTTACGAAGCGACAAAAAGAGGTCTACAATGCTGTGCTGCGTATTCAGCGCGAGGTATTTAAGCTGCTAAAACCGGGAAAATGCCTGGATGAGGTCAACAAGGAAACCGGACGTCTGGTAACGGAAGAATTACTGCGACTGAAGCTACTGAAAAGTGACGAAGTCAAAAAACAAGACCCCGAACAACCGCTCTGGCGCAAATACATGCCACATGGTGTTTCTCATTTTCTGGGGCTGGATGTGCATGACGTGGGCAACCGTTACAAACCTATACGTCCGGGGATGGTGTTCACCTGTGAACCCGGTATTTATATCCGCGAAGAAGGCATAGGTGTGCGTCTGGAAAATGATGTGCTGGTTACGCGAAACGGAGTGGTAGATCTGATGAAAAACATCCCGATTGAGCCCGAGGAGATTGAGGAGCTGATGGCATGA
- the rsmI gene encoding ribosomal RNA small subunit methyltransferase I translates to MSTLYIIPTPIGNLDDITLRALKILREVDFVLAEDTRTSGFLLQRYGIQQKLIAHHKFNEHAALKNIVAKIKSGQRAALVSDAGTPGISDPGFLLIRACIEENIKVECLPGPSAFVPALVVSGFPTDRFVFEGFLPVKKGRMSRLHALRTEVRTIVLYESPHRIQKTLQQLAEQLGSDRPACLCRELTKLHEEIMRGTLAELVTHTSESKLKGEIVVVIRGK, encoded by the coding sequence ATGTCAACACTTTATATCATTCCTACCCCTATCGGTAACCTGGATGATATAACACTCAGAGCGCTTAAGATTCTCAGGGAAGTTGATTTTGTTCTGGCTGAAGATACACGTACCAGCGGTTTTTTACTGCAACGTTATGGCATACAGCAAAAACTTATTGCTCATCACAAATTCAACGAGCATGCCGCACTGAAAAATATAGTAGCGAAAATAAAATCAGGACAACGCGCTGCTCTCGTATCTGATGCCGGCACTCCGGGTATTTCTGATCCCGGCTTTTTGCTTATACGTGCATGCATAGAAGAAAACATAAAGGTAGAATGCCTGCCTGGCCCATCGGCTTTTGTTCCAGCACTGGTGGTTTCCGGATTTCCTACTGACCGCTTTGTTTTTGAAGGGTTTCTGCCCGTGAAAAAAGGCCGGATGAGCCGTCTGCATGCACTCAGGACAGAGGTCCGCACCATTGTATTGTATGAATCACCGCACCGGATACAAAAGACCCTGCAGCAACTGGCTGAACAACTGGGCAGCGATCGTCCCGCATGTTTGTGCAGAGAACTGACCAAGCTGCATGAAGAAATCATGCGTGGCACACTGGCCGAACTGGTTACACACACATCCGAAAGTAAGCTCAAAGGTGAAATAGTGGTGGTAATCCGAGGTAAATAA
- the rpsL gene encoding 30S ribosomal protein S12, protein MPTIQQLVRKGRRIIRAASKSRALDACPQRRGVCTRVYTTTPKKPNSALRKVAKVRLTNQTEVIAYIPGEGHNLQEHSIVLIRGGRVKDLPGVRYHIVRGALDTAGVKDRKQGRSKYGAKKNQK, encoded by the coding sequence ATGCCAACTATCCAGCAATTAGTCAGAAAGGGAAGGCGTATTATTCGTGCTGCCAGCAAATCCAGAGCGCTGGATGCCTGCCCCCAAAGAAGAGGGGTATGTACACGCGTGTATACGACCACACCTAAAAAACCAAATTCAGCTCTGCGTAAGGTTGCCAAGGTGAGGCTAACCAATCAGACCGAAGTAATTGCCTACATACCCGGAGAAGGACATAACCTCCAGGAACACTCTATCGTGCTTATCAGAGGGGGTAGGGTAAAAGACCTGCCAGGAGTGAGATATCACATTGTCAGAGGAGCCCTGGATACTGCAGGTGTAAAAGACCGCAAACAGGGACGGTCAAAATACGGAGCAAAGAAAAATCAGAAGTAA
- the suhB gene encoding inositol monophosphatase, whose product MQLETLCLKTNAIVLETGAFIRAQASRLEEIEIEEKAANNLVSNVDRHAEEQLVARLSELIPGSGLITEEQTENITGKTWEWIIDPLDGTTNFLYGIPFFSISVGLRHNGLVVAGAVYEVMRNELFYAWKGGGAYLNGKKIAVSSRSSLRGSLLATGFPFHDFSLIQPYMQVFSYLMQNTRGLRRLGSAALDLAYVGCGRFDGFFEYSLNPWDVAAGTIIIQEAGGVVTDFSGGSNYLFGREIIASNPHIADQLRNIIQQTFKQTRE is encoded by the coding sequence ATGCAACTGGAAACCCTTTGTTTAAAAACCAATGCTATCGTTCTGGAAACTGGTGCTTTTATCCGGGCACAGGCCTCCCGCCTCGAGGAAATAGAAATTGAAGAGAAAGCAGCAAATAACCTGGTAAGTAATGTTGACCGGCATGCGGAAGAACAGTTGGTAGCCCGGCTGTCTGAGCTCATTCCCGGCTCAGGCCTCATCACTGAAGAGCAAACCGAAAATATCACCGGTAAGACATGGGAATGGATTATTGACCCGCTTGACGGGACAACTAATTTTCTTTATGGCATTCCGTTTTTCAGCATCAGTGTAGGGTTGCGGCATAATGGACTGGTTGTTGCCGGAGCGGTGTATGAAGTGATGCGCAATGAATTATTTTACGCATGGAAAGGCGGGGGCGCCTATCTGAACGGAAAGAAAATTGCGGTTTCCTCGCGCTCCTCATTACGGGGAAGCTTGTTAGCCACAGGTTTCCCTTTTCATGATTTTTCGCTGATACAACCGTATATGCAGGTATTCAGCTATCTGATGCAAAACACGCGCGGATTAAGAAGGCTGGGGTCAGCGGCACTTGATCTGGCTTATGTGGGCTGCGGGCGTTTTGATGGTTTTTTTGAATACAGCCTTAACCCGTGGGATGTAGCCGCTGGTACTATAATTATTCAGGAAGCCGGAGGTGTTGTCACCGACTTTTCCGGAGGCAGTAATTATCTGTTTGGAAGAGAAATTATCGCATCCAACCCCCATATAGCTGACCAGCTACGCAACATCATCCAGCAAACATTTAAACAGACCCGGGAGTAA
- the pssA gene encoding phosphatidylserine synthase, which produces MKLKENIANFFTLMNLVCGVVAILNYWDLKTMGLLVFAGALFDFADGFVARALKITSELGKQLDSLSDMVTFGVVPGVIAYWLLGSSGFSFIAVMIPVFSAVRLGKFNIDAQQTQDFIGLPTPANALFWASLAIIFFDMGKLTSTIQNNVGSGNFYHWFHTITANNIFLISAVLITTMLLVAPLRLMGMKFKLTSWNGNEMKFALITISLVLMVFLQFYAAPFILLLYIFFSIIHFYILHRHEIQS; this is translated from the coding sequence ATGAAACTCAAAGAAAACATCGCCAACTTTTTCACCCTTATGAACCTCGTATGCGGAGTGGTGGCAATTTTGAATTATTGGGATTTGAAAACAATGGGCTTGCTCGTTTTTGCCGGTGCGCTTTTTGATTTTGCCGATGGCTTTGTAGCCAGGGCTTTGAAAATCACTTCTGAACTCGGCAAACAGTTGGATTCGCTTTCCGACATGGTGACGTTCGGTGTGGTGCCCGGAGTGATTGCCTATTGGCTGCTGGGGTCAAGCGGCTTCAGTTTCATTGCCGTTATGATTCCGGTTTTTTCAGCCGTTCGTCTCGGCAAGTTCAACATTGACGCGCAACAAACCCAAGACTTCATCGGTTTGCCCACGCCCGCCAATGCGCTGTTCTGGGCCTCGCTGGCCATTATTTTTTTTGACATGGGCAAGCTGACTTCCACCATCCAAAACAACGTAGGGTCGGGTAATTTTTATCACTGGTTTCATACAATTACAGCCAACAATATCTTTCTCATTTCGGCTGTTTTGATTACCACCATGTTGCTGGTGGCCCCTCTCCGGCTGATGGGCATGAAATTCAAACTAACATCCTGGAATGGCAACGAAATGAAATTCGCCCTGATAACTATTTCACTGGTGCTCATGGTTTTTCTGCAGTTTTATGCTGCTCCGTTTATTTTACTTTTGTACATCTTTTTTTCAATCATTCATTTCTATATTTTACACCGCCATGAAATTCAAAGCTGA
- the rpoC gene encoding DNA-directed RNA polymerase subunit beta': protein MPFNKQQKFNPNFSKIILRLASPDDILEKSYGEVKKPETINYRTYKPEMDGLFCERIFGPTKDYECYCGKYKRIRYKGIVCDRCGVEVTEKKVRRERIGHIKLVVPVVHIWYFKSLPNKIGYLLGLSSKKLEMIIYYERYVVIQPGAASEFTDAKGTKIEYLTLLTEEEYLEILEKLPKENQHLDDSDPNKFIARMGAEAIRDLLARINLDDLSYQLRNSAATETSQQRKAEALKRLSVVESFRNANMRVENKPEWMVVQYLPVVPPELRPLVPLDGGRFASSDLNDLYRRVIIRNNRLKRLIEIKAPEVILRNEKRMLQEAVDSLFDNSRKSNAVKAEGGRALKSLSDILKGKQGRFRQNLLGKRVDYSGRSVIVVGPELKLHECGLPKDMAAELFKPFIIRKLIERGIVKTVKSAKKLVDRKEPVIWDILENILRGHPVLLNRAPTLHRLSIQAFQPKLIEGKAIQLHPLVCTAFNADFDGDQMAVHVPLSYASILEAQLLMLSSHNILNPQNGTPITLPSQDMVLGLYYLTKEKRSTPEEKVRGEGKIFYSKDEVVIAFNEGKVDLHACIKVKAQVANEAGQLEDKLIETTVGRVLFNECVPQEVGFVNKLLTKKQLAQVISTIINRTSVPRAAQFLDDIKNLGFRWAYRGGLSFKLSDLIVPPEKSVLLQKAQEEVDQVQENYEQGFITNNERYNQIIDIWTRVNTRLTETVLEHLKKDQQGFNSVYMMLDSGARGSKEQIRQLSGMRGLMQKPRKSGSTGAEIIENPILANLKEGLSVLEYFISTHGARKGLADTALKTADAGYLTRRLVDVAQDVVITEEDCGTLRGISISALKDNEEVVEPLYDRIIGRVALYDIEDPVTGKIIVKAGNEIDEALAMEIENSAIESVEIRSVLTCETRQGVCVKCYGRNLATNRMAQKGDAVGIIAAQSIGEPGTQLTLRTFHVGGVASNIATESQLQAKFDGVVEYDGIKVVKNESETGEKVMKVIGRTGEIKINDPKTGKNLSTNNVPYGAVLLVKDGQKVSKGDVLCTWDPFNAVMLSEMSGKVKFDNIIEGVTYREEADEQTGHREKVIIESRDKRKIPAIVILGKKEESKTYNIPVGAHVVVNDGQEVEAGDVLVKIPRVIGKVRDITGGLPRVTELFEARNPANPAVVSEIDGVVSFGAIKRGNREIIVEAKDGTQKRYLVPLTKHILVQENDFVKAGAPLSEGAITPNDILAIKGPSAVQEYLVNEIQEVYRLQGVKINDKHIEVIVRRMMRKVVIMDAGDTKFLEGEAVDKFDFIEENDNIYDKKVVTNAGDSQNLKVGQIVTVRQLREENSMLRRNDKKLVEVRDAVPATSYPLLQGITRASLGTKSWISAASFQETTKVLSTASIAAAEDDLTGLKENVIVGHRIPAGTGLREFDKLIVGSKEELERIEESKMLKEAQEKKVEAE from the coding sequence ATGCCGTTCAACAAACAGCAAAAGTTTAATCCCAATTTTTCCAAAATCATCCTTCGCCTTGCTTCTCCCGATGATATTTTGGAAAAATCATACGGGGAAGTAAAAAAGCCGGAAACCATCAACTACCGCACCTACAAGCCTGAAATGGATGGCCTGTTTTGTGAACGTATTTTTGGCCCAACGAAGGACTACGAGTGCTATTGCGGCAAGTACAAAAGAATCCGCTATAAAGGCATTGTCTGCGACCGCTGCGGTGTGGAAGTAACCGAGAAAAAAGTAAGAAGAGAAAGAATAGGACACATCAAGCTGGTCGTACCGGTAGTACATATCTGGTATTTCAAATCATTGCCCAACAAAATCGGCTATCTGCTGGGATTATCATCCAAGAAGCTGGAAATGATTATTTACTATGAGCGCTATGTGGTTATTCAACCGGGGGCTGCTTCTGAATTCACAGATGCCAAAGGCACCAAGATTGAATACCTCACCTTGCTCACCGAAGAAGAATATCTGGAAATTCTGGAGAAGCTGCCCAAAGAAAATCAGCACCTGGACGATTCAGATCCCAACAAATTCATCGCCCGTATGGGAGCTGAAGCCATCCGTGACCTGCTGGCTCGCATCAACCTGGATGACCTTTCCTATCAGCTCAGAAATAGCGCAGCCACCGAAACCTCTCAGCAAAGAAAAGCTGAAGCACTTAAGCGCCTCAGCGTGGTGGAATCTTTCCGCAACGCAAATATGCGCGTGGAAAACAAACCCGAATGGATGGTGGTGCAATATCTCCCTGTCGTTCCGCCTGAATTACGTCCCCTGGTGCCTCTGGACGGAGGACGCTTCGCCAGCTCCGACCTGAATGACCTTTACAGGAGGGTCATCATTCGCAATAACCGACTGAAAAGACTTATTGAAATCAAGGCTCCGGAGGTGATCTTACGCAATGAAAAACGCATGCTGCAGGAAGCCGTGGACTCCCTGTTTGACAATTCCAGAAAATCCAATGCCGTTAAAGCAGAAGGAGGCAGAGCCCTTAAGTCGTTAAGCGACATCCTGAAAGGAAAACAGGGACGATTCCGCCAAAACCTGCTGGGTAAACGTGTGGATTACTCCGGCCGTTCGGTTATCGTGGTGGGCCCCGAACTTAAACTGCACGAATGCGGATTGCCCAAAGACATGGCAGCCGAACTGTTCAAGCCTTTCATTATCCGCAAGCTCATTGAAAGAGGTATAGTAAAAACAGTAAAGTCTGCCAAGAAACTTGTTGATAGAAAAGAGCCCGTCATCTGGGATATTCTGGAAAATATCCTCCGCGGGCATCCGGTGCTGCTGAACCGCGCCCCTACGTTGCACCGCCTCAGCATTCAGGCCTTTCAGCCCAAGCTCATTGAGGGGAAAGCCATTCAGCTGCATCCGCTGGTGTGCACGGCCTTCAATGCCGACTTTGACGGTGACCAGATGGCTGTGCACGTACCTCTTAGCTATGCCTCTATCCTAGAAGCACAGTTGCTGATGCTCTCTTCCCATAACATCCTCAATCCGCAAAACGGCACTCCAATCACACTTCCCTCTCAGGATATGGTGCTTGGACTGTATTACCTTACCAAGGAGAAGAGAAGCACTCCAGAGGAAAAAGTACGAGGTGAAGGCAAAATATTTTACTCCAAAGACGAAGTCGTCATTGCTTTTAATGAAGGCAAGGTTGACCTGCATGCCTGCATTAAGGTAAAAGCCCAAGTAGCCAATGAAGCCGGTCAGCTGGAAGATAAGCTGATAGAAACAACCGTAGGCCGCGTGCTCTTCAACGAATGTGTGCCCCAGGAAGTGGGCTTTGTCAACAAGCTGCTTACCAAAAAACAGTTAGCTCAGGTTATCAGCACAATTATCAACCGCACCAGCGTGCCCCGGGCAGCTCAATTCCTGGATGATATTAAAAACCTCGGTTTCCGCTGGGCATACAGGGGCGGACTCTCATTTAAATTATCTGACCTTATTGTGCCACCGGAGAAAAGTGTGCTTTTGCAGAAGGCACAGGAGGAAGTAGATCAGGTGCAGGAAAACTATGAGCAGGGTTTCATCACCAACAACGAACGCTACAATCAGATTATTGACATATGGACCCGCGTGAATACCCGCTTGACGGAAACTGTGCTGGAACATCTCAAAAAAGACCAGCAGGGCTTTAACTCTGTTTACATGATGCTGGATTCCGGGGCGCGCGGCTCCAAAGAGCAAATCAGGCAGCTCAGCGGCATGCGCGGGCTGATGCAGAAACCCAGAAAATCTGGCTCCACCGGAGCAGAAATTATTGAAAACCCTATTCTGGCCAACTTAAAGGAAGGGTTGTCCGTGCTGGAATACTTCATCTCCACACACGGTGCACGCAAAGGATTGGCTGACACCGCTCTTAAAACGGCAGATGCCGGATATCTTACCCGCAGACTGGTGGATGTTGCCCAGGATGTGGTGATTACCGAAGAAGATTGCGGAACACTTAGGGGCATCTCCATCTCGGCCCTTAAAGACAACGAAGAAGTGGTAGAGCCTCTCTACGACCGCATCATCGGCCGTGTAGCCCTCTATGACATAGAAGATCCGGTGACAGGCAAAATCATCGTCAAGGCAGGCAATGAAATTGATGAAGCTCTGGCGATGGAAATAGAAAATTCTGCCATTGAATCCGTGGAAATACGTTCTGTGCTTACGTGCGAAACACGGCAGGGAGTATGTGTTAAATGCTATGGACGAAACCTGGCGACCAACCGGATGGCTCAGAAAGGAGATGCTGTAGGTATCATTGCCGCCCAGTCTATTGGAGAGCCGGGAACACAGCTTACCCTCCGTACCTTCCACGTGGGTGGTGTGGCTTCCAACATTGCCACGGAATCACAGTTGCAGGCAAAATTTGACGGAGTAGTGGAATATGACGGGATCAAGGTAGTGAAAAATGAAAGCGAAACCGGAGAAAAGGTAATGAAGGTTATCGGCCGAACCGGAGAAATCAAAATCAATGATCCTAAAACAGGGAAAAACCTCAGTACCAACAATGTGCCTTATGGGGCGGTGTTGCTGGTAAAAGATGGCCAAAAGGTAAGCAAGGGCGATGTGTTGTGCACCTGGGATCCGTTCAATGCGGTGATGCTCTCAGAAATGTCCGGTAAGGTGAAGTTTGATAACATTATTGAAGGCGTTACCTATCGCGAAGAAGCAGACGAACAAACCGGTCACCGTGAAAAAGTTATCATTGAATCGCGGGACAAGAGGAAAATTCCGGCTATTGTTATCCTTGGTAAAAAAGAAGAATCCAAAACCTACAACATACCGGTAGGCGCCCACGTGGTTGTAAATGACGGCCAGGAAGTGGAAGCCGGTGATGTGCTGGTGAAAATCCCTCGTGTCATCGGTAAAGTAAGGGATATTACCGGTGGTCTTCCACGCGTAACCGAGTTGTTTGAAGCACGCAATCCGGCTAATCCGGCTGTAGTTTCTGAAATAGATGGGGTAGTCAGCTTCGGAGCAATAAAGAGAGGAAACCGCGAAATTATCGTGGAAGCTAAAGATGGAACACAAAAGAGATATCTGGTTCCGCTTACCAAACATATTCTGGTGCAGGAAAATGACTTTGTAAAAGCCGGTGCTCCTCTTTCTGAAGGTGCTATTACCCCCAATGATATTCTGGCAATTAAGGGACCCTCAGCCGTGCAGGAATATCTGGTAAATGAAATTCAGGAAGTGTATCGCCTGCAAGGGGTAAAAATCAATGATAAACACATTGAGGTTATCGTACGCAGAATGATGCGTAAGGTCGTTATCATGGATGCCGGTGACACAAAGTTCCTGGAAGGCGAAGCCGTTGACAAGTTTGACTTCATTGAGGAAAACGACAACATTTACGACAAGAAAGTGGTCACCAATGCGGGTGATTCACAGAATCTGAAAGTAGGTCAGATTGTGACTGTGCGGCAACTGAGAGAAGAAAATTCAATGCTTCGCAGAAATGACAAAAAACTGGTGGAAGTGCGTGACGCTGTACCGGCCACTTCTTACCCGCTGCTGCAAGGTATAACCAGGGCTTCGCTGGGTACCAAGAGCTGGATATCTGCCGCATCGTTCCAGGAAACCACCAAGGTGTTGAGTACCGCTTCTATTGCGGCTGCTGAAGATGACCTGACCGGCTTAAAGGAAAATGTCATCGTAGGTCATCGCATACCGGCAGGTACTGGCCTGCGGGAGTTTGACAAGCTCATTGTGGGTTCAAAAGAAGAACTGGAGCGGATTGAAGAATCCAAAATGCTCAAAGAAGCGCAGGAGAAAAAAGTGGAAGCAGAATAA